From a region of the Microbacterium sp. nov. GSS16 genome:
- a CDS encoding fructose 1,6-bisphosphatase → MTHRRTRGAVRAVAAISSVAAIAGLTGCSQLIDTMNGAETIQAVLPTPQATAADATDESGFESQFTRDGSVSLSSDVADGLEVRLDVWAYDPKRTMEWHPDGEKSFGFAVNVYDHRVDEKAVLAQKRRVYLSQIAITSQTAQTSNQTSAPFQFTADPRTLVPTDTLRSDRGLLLNSFQGGLLVPETAIHQLPADTYGITLQFALTIAVEGAANDDASFQQQTVYQMLPIRIHPVEN, encoded by the coding sequence ATGACTCATCGACGTACCCGCGGCGCGGTGCGCGCCGTGGCGGCGATCTCTTCCGTCGCGGCGATCGCGGGCCTCACCGGCTGCAGCCAGCTGATCGACACCATGAACGGTGCTGAGACGATCCAGGCGGTGCTGCCCACCCCGCAGGCGACCGCGGCCGACGCCACCGACGAGAGCGGCTTCGAATCCCAGTTCACGCGCGACGGGTCGGTCTCGCTCTCGAGCGACGTGGCCGACGGGCTCGAGGTGCGCCTCGACGTGTGGGCCTACGACCCCAAGCGCACCATGGAATGGCATCCAGACGGCGAGAAGAGCTTCGGCTTCGCCGTCAACGTCTACGACCACCGGGTCGACGAGAAGGCGGTGCTCGCGCAGAAGCGCCGGGTGTACCTCTCGCAGATCGCGATCACCTCGCAGACCGCGCAGACGTCTAATCAGACCTCAGCGCCGTTCCAGTTCACCGCCGATCCGCGCACGCTCGTGCCGACCGACACGCTGCGCTCCGACCGCGGTTTGCTGCTCAACAGCTTCCAGGGCGGCCTGCTCGTGCCCGAGACGGCGATCCACCAGCTGCCCGCCGACACGTACGGCATCACGCTGCAGTTCGCGCTCACCATCGCGGTCGAGGGTGCGGCCAACGACGACGCCAGCTTCCAGCAGCAGACGGTGTACCAGATGCTTCCCATCCGCATCCATCCGGTCGAGAACTGA